A portion of the Blastopirellula sediminis genome contains these proteins:
- a CDS encoding cytochrome c oxidase subunit I, which yields MSVGATPDRFQAADAGGHHDREDNYLLASSGIGSWLFTLDHKRIGVMYLVGIMASFFLGGIFALVLRAELFTGQKLFLSEDAYNQMFTLHGAVMTFLFIIPSIPAALGNFVLPMMLGQKDVAFPRMNLASFYLWVIGAIFFLAAIIFGGLDTGWTFYTPYSVTTNTRVILALLGVFVLGFSSIFTGLNFVVTINTMRPHGMTWFKMPLFLWATYATAIIQLLATPVLGITGLLLIAERALRIGIFDPEIGGDPVLFQHFFWFYSHPAVYIMILPAMGIISELVAVFSRKHIFGYRFIAYSSIAIALLGFLVWGHHMFVSGQSQLAAVVFSGLTFSVSIPSAIKVFNWTSTMYKGSISLATPMCYALAFIFLFTIGGLTGLFLGALATDVQLHDTYFVVAHFHYVMMGGTLVAFVGGLYYWWPKMFGVMYNENAGRFFSLIVFLGFNLTFFPQFIMGSRGMPRRYARYVDEFQIYHQLSTMGAFLLGIGMVGAIAVLIYSLYRGKKAPANPWGANTLEWMCSSPPPLHNFETPPPVGDPYDYSNLRYDEREGGYVVDPGSGKKTYSH from the coding sequence ATGAGCGTTGGCGCCACGCCAGATCGTTTTCAAGCCGCGGATGCCGGCGGCCACCATGACCGGGAAGACAACTACCTGTTGGCTTCCAGCGGGATTGGGTCGTGGTTGTTCACTCTCGATCACAAGCGGATCGGGGTGATGTACCTCGTTGGCATTATGGCCTCGTTTTTCCTCGGCGGCATCTTCGCATTGGTGCTGCGTGCCGAGCTGTTCACGGGGCAAAAGCTCTTCCTGTCGGAAGACGCCTACAACCAGATGTTTACGCTGCACGGTGCGGTGATGACCTTCTTGTTCATCATCCCGAGCATTCCGGCCGCGCTGGGTAACTTTGTGCTGCCGATGATGCTGGGGCAAAAGGACGTCGCGTTTCCGCGAATGAACCTGGCCAGCTTTTACCTGTGGGTGATCGGCGCCATCTTCTTCCTGGCGGCGATCATCTTCGGCGGTCTCGATACCGGCTGGACGTTCTATACGCCTTACAGCGTGACGACCAATACCCGCGTCATCTTGGCCCTGCTCGGCGTGTTCGTGCTCGGCTTCAGCTCGATTTTCACCGGGCTCAACTTCGTGGTGACGATCAATACGATGCGTCCTCACGGGATGACCTGGTTCAAGATGCCGCTCTTCCTGTGGGCGACTTACGCGACGGCGATCATTCAGTTGCTGGCGACGCCGGTTCTCGGCATCACCGGTCTGCTGCTGATCGCGGAACGTGCCCTTCGCATCGGCATTTTCGATCCGGAAATCGGGGGCGACCCGGTGTTGTTCCAGCACTTCTTCTGGTTCTACTCGCACCCGGCCGTGTACATCATGATTCTGCCGGCGATGGGCATTATCAGCGAACTGGTCGCCGTCTTCAGCCGCAAGCATATTTTCGGTTACCGCTTTATCGCCTATAGCTCGATCGCGATCGCCTTGCTGGGCTTCCTGGTTTGGGGGCACCACATGTTCGTCAGCGGTCAGTCGCAATTGGCGGCGGTGGTCTTCAGCGGTTTGACCTTTAGCGTGTCGATTCCGTCCGCGATCAAGGTCTTCAACTGGACCTCGACCATGTATAAGGGATCGATCAGCCTGGCGACGCCGATGTGCTACGCCTTGGCGTTCATCTTCCTGTTCACGATCGGCGGTCTGACGGGGCTCTTCCTGGGCGCCTTGGCGACCGACGTTCAGCTGCACGACACCTACTTCGTCGTCGCTCACTTCCACTACGTGATGATGGGCGGAACGCTGGTCGCGTTCGTCGGCGGTTTGTATTACTGGTGGCCGAAGATGTTCGGCGTCATGTACAACGAAAACGCCGGCCGCTTCTTCTCGTTGATCGTCTTCCTGGGCTTCAACCTGACCTTCTTCCCGCAGTTCATCATGGGCTCGCGCGGGATGCCGCGTCGGTACGCTCGGTACGTTGACGAGTTCCAGATTTATCACCAGCTCTCGACGATGGGCGCCTTCCTGCTCGGTATCGGCATGGTCGGCGCGATCGCGGTCCTGATCTATTCGCTCTATCGCGGCAAGAAGGCTCCGGCCAATCCGTGGGGCGCCAATACGCTGGAGTGGATGTGCAGCTCGCCGCCGCCGCTTCACAACTTTGAAACTCCGCCGCCGGTTGGCGATCCCTACGATTACAGCAATTTGCGTTACGACGAACGGGAAGGCGGATATGTCGTCGATCCCGGCTCGGGCAAGAAAACGTATAGCCACTGA
- a CDS encoding cytochrome c oxidase subunit 3, with the protein MTTVAETTHEHHGHGHDHPEHVAHHFESARQQYDAGKLGIWMFLITEILFFSGMFCAYAVYRSLHPEIFIDAAKELNTMLGAFNTVVLIVSSFTMAWAVRAAQLSQKKLLVVLLWLTLLLAGVFLLVKAKEYTDKFNHGLYPGVFNRFAQEQYPAVTEAVISSYVSTETPAAPAEESKEAPAHGEEHGSTEEPSSGAEAGHEEHAEEHGHDDHEHAAEGDAHHGGAQGVHNIHIFFGIYYMMTGIHAIHIIGGMGVIIWLIVRAHRGEFSSEYFGPVDFTGLYWHLVDLIWIFLFPLLYLIH; encoded by the coding sequence ATGACGACGGTCGCTGAGACGACGCACGAACACCACGGGCACGGGCACGATCACCCGGAGCATGTCGCGCATCACTTTGAATCCGCGCGTCAGCAATACGATGCGGGGAAGCTCGGGATCTGGATGTTCCTGATTACGGAAATCCTGTTCTTTAGCGGGATGTTTTGCGCGTACGCGGTTTACCGGTCGCTGCACCCCGAAATCTTTATTGACGCGGCGAAAGAGCTCAACACGATGCTCGGCGCCTTCAATACGGTGGTGCTGATCGTCAGCAGCTTCACGATGGCTTGGGCGGTTCGCGCCGCTCAGCTGAGCCAGAAGAAGCTGTTGGTCGTGTTGCTCTGGTTGACGCTATTGCTGGCCGGCGTGTTCCTCCTCGTGAAAGCAAAGGAATACACCGACAAGTTCAATCACGGTCTTTACCCCGGCGTCTTCAATCGCTTCGCGCAAGAGCAATACCCGGCGGTCACCGAGGCGGTAATTAGCTCGTACGTTTCGACCGAAACGCCTGCCGCTCCAGCGGAAGAATCGAAGGAAGCTCCGGCCCATGGCGAAGAGCATGGCTCTACCGAAGAGCCCAGCTCGGGCGCCGAAGCGGGACATGAAGAGCATGCCGAAGAGCACGGCCACGATGACCATGAGCACGCCGCCGAAGGGGACGCGCATCATGGCGGGGCCCAAGGGGTGCACAACATCCATATTTTCTTCGGCATCTATTACATGATGACCGGGATTCACGCGATCCATATCATCGGCGGTATGGGCGTGATCATTTGGCTGATCGTTCGGGCCCATCGCGGCGAATTCAGCAGCGAGTACTTCGGGCCGGTCGACTTCACGGGGCTCTATTGGCACCTTGTCGACTTGATCTGGATTTTCCTCTTCCCGCTTTTGTACCTGATCCACTAA
- a CDS encoding cytochrome C oxidase subunit IV family protein produces the protein MSDHAQHTDHSHDDHGIAHVMPMSTLIGTFVALLALTALTVAIYEIDFGWIDIWVALGIATVKASLVGIYFMHLRYEKPFITLSFVFSLGFVALFLIITLKDTQEYEPQVEALHNAKLEAMANPNP, from the coding sequence ATGAGCGATCACGCACAACATACGGACCATTCGCACGACGACCACGGCATCGCCCACGTGATGCCGATGAGCACGTTGATCGGCACCTTCGTCGCCCTGTTGGCGCTGACGGCGCTGACCGTGGCGATTTATGAAATCGACTTTGGCTGGATCGACATCTGGGTCGCCTTGGGAATCGCCACCGTCAAGGCGTCGCTGGTGGGGATCTACTTCATGCACTTGCGGTATGAAAAGCCGTTCATCACCCTGTCGTTCGTCTTCTCGCTGGGCTTCGTCGCGCTGTTTCTCATCATTACGCTGAAAGACACGCAGGAATATGAGCCTCAGGTCGAAGCGCTTCACAACGCCAAGTTGGAAGCGATGGCCAATCCCAACCCGTAA
- a CDS encoding cytochrome c oxidase subunit 3: MIKDSLSVLPMRRDIYQLRLGFFLFIATLTVFFAASLIGYLLIRFSDSADRAVSLNGVPVSLWVSTVFMFGVGYSLHRAVGAVRFEKQTWFRRWLFIAGGMALVFLVFQSLGLRRLLAEHDASGGDIKMYGLMFFLVLVHALHVIGGLTTLAVVTNRANRDGYDHENYVGVSICADYWHFLDAVWVVMLIVFAVTG, encoded by the coding sequence GTGATCAAAGATTCCCTCTCGGTCCTGCCGATGCGCCGTGACATTTATCAACTCCGGCTGGGATTCTTCCTCTTCATCGCGACGCTGACCGTCTTTTTTGCGGCCAGTCTGATCGGTTACTTGCTGATTCGGTTTTCCGATTCGGCTGACCGAGCAGTTTCGTTAAACGGCGTCCCCGTCAGCTTGTGGGTCAGTACCGTCTTCATGTTCGGCGTCGGCTACTCGTTGCATCGCGCGGTGGGCGCGGTTCGTTTCGAGAAGCAGACTTGGTTTCGCCGCTGGTTGTTTATCGCCGGCGGAATGGCGCTGGTGTTCCTGGTCTTTCAGTCGCTCGGTCTGCGCCGCCTGTTAGCGGAGCATGATGCGAGCGGCGGCGACATCAAGATGTATGGCCTGATGTTCTTCCTGGTTCTCGTTCACGCGCTACATGTGATCGGCGGTCTGACGACATTGGCGGTGGTGACCAATCGGGCCAACCGTGACGGTTACGATCACGAGAACTACGTCGGCGTTTCGATCTGCGCCGACTACTGGCATTTTCTCGACGCCGTCTGGGTCGTGATGCTGATCGTCTTCGCCGTGACTGGTTAG
- a CDS encoding ATP-binding cassette domain-containing protein: MALISVRDVSISFHTAPLLDQANLQIEPGERICLVGRNGTGKSTLLRMLAGEQPTDAGEVIVGPEVRVATLSQTATAGEDQSVYDLVTAGLGEMGETLAEYHHLTQRIAQGATDEEIQRLDQLQHKLDMEDGWNQHQWVEQAISSTKLDGDANFAKLSVGKKRRALFAQALASKPHVLLLDEPTNHLDIESILWLEDFLLSFDGTIVFVTHDRTFAQKLATRVVDIDRGKLTSWACGFDDYVVRKEAALEAEEKQNALFDKKLAIEEAWIRQGIKARRTRNEGRVRALKKLREEYQSRRSRVGTVKFDVQQAERSGQMVVRAENISHSFGDLVICRDFSTTIMRGDKIGVLGPNGVGKTTLLRILLGELKPDSGDVTVGSKVEIAYFDQLHAALNEEQTLRENIGEENEFININGKSRHVIGYLQEFLFTPEQSNRPIKHLSGGERNRLLLARLFAKPSNLLILDEPTNDLDADTLELLEDLVVNYAGTLIVVSHDRSFLNNVVTSTIAFEGNGVVKQYAGGYDDWLAQRKRAEEDAKAAAKPVAKELDKKEAGRVRKLTNKEQQELKTLPGKIEALEAEQAELQEKMADPTFYQKSPEEIKKITTRLDAIGDEVLAAMERWEDLETIAGG, translated from the coding sequence ATGGCGTTAATTTCTGTTCGAGACGTTTCGATCTCCTTTCACACCGCGCCCCTGTTGGATCAGGCCAATCTACAGATTGAGCCGGGCGAGCGAATCTGTCTGGTAGGTCGCAACGGAACCGGTAAATCGACGCTGCTGCGGATGCTGGCCGGCGAGCAGCCGACCGATGCGGGCGAAGTGATCGTCGGGCCCGAGGTCCGGGTCGCCACGCTGTCGCAAACCGCCACCGCCGGCGAGGACCAATCGGTTTACGACCTGGTCACCGCCGGTCTGGGGGAAATGGGGGAGACGCTCGCCGAGTACCACCACCTGACCCAGCGGATCGCCCAGGGGGCGACCGACGAAGAGATCCAGCGGCTCGATCAGCTGCAGCACAAGCTTGACATGGAAGATGGCTGGAACCAGCACCAATGGGTCGAGCAGGCGATTTCGTCGACCAAGCTGGATGGGGACGCCAATTTCGCGAAACTGTCAGTCGGCAAGAAACGCCGAGCGTTGTTCGCCCAGGCGCTCGCCAGCAAGCCGCATGTCCTGCTGCTCGACGAACCGACGAACCACCTCGACATCGAATCGATCCTCTGGCTCGAAGACTTCCTGCTGTCGTTCGACGGAACAATCGTCTTCGTCACCCACGACCGCACCTTCGCCCAGAAGCTCGCGACCCGCGTCGTCGATATCGATCGCGGCAAGCTAACCAGCTGGGCCTGCGGCTTCGACGACTACGTCGTCCGCAAAGAAGCGGCCCTGGAAGCGGAAGAAAAGCAGAACGCGCTGTTCGATAAGAAGCTGGCGATTGAAGAGGCCTGGATCCGCCAAGGGATTAAGGCTCGCCGCACTCGCAACGAAGGTCGCGTCCGGGCCCTCAAAAAGCTGCGTGAGGAATACCAAAGCCGCCGCTCGCGGGTCGGCACGGTCAAGTTCGACGTTCAGCAGGCCGAACGTTCGGGGCAGATGGTCGTGCGAGCCGAGAACATCAGCCACTCATTCGGCGACCTGGTGATCTGCCGCGATTTTTCGACCACGATCATGCGTGGCGACAAGATCGGCGTTCTGGGGCCCAACGGCGTCGGCAAGACGACGCTGCTGCGAATCTTGCTGGGCGAGTTGAAGCCTGACTCCGGCGACGTCACCGTCGGCAGCAAGGTCGAAATCGCCTACTTCGATCAGTTGCATGCCGCGCTCAACGAAGAGCAGACGCTGCGCGAGAACATCGGCGAAGAGAACGAATTCATCAATATCAACGGCAAATCGCGGCACGTGATCGGCTATTTGCAGGAGTTCCTGTTTACGCCGGAACAATCGAACCGCCCGATCAAGCATCTCTCTGGCGGAGAGCGCAATCGCTTGCTGCTCGCCCGATTGTTCGCCAAGCCGTCGAACCTGCTAATTCTCGACGAACCGACGAACGACCTCGACGCCGATACGCTTGAACTGCTGGAAGACCTGGTGGTCAATTACGCCGGGACGTTGATCGTGGTGAGCCACGATCGTAGCTTCCTCAACAATGTCGTCACGTCGACGATCGCCTTTGAAGGAAACGGAGTCGTCAAACAATACGCCGGCGGTTACGACGATTGGCTCGCCCAGCGGAAACGGGCCGAAGAGGACGCCAAAGCGGCGGCCAAGCCGGTCGCCAAAGAGCTGGACAAGAAAGAGGCCGGCCGCGTCCGCAAGCTGACCAACAAAGAGCAGCAAGAGCTGAAGACGCTGCCGGGCAAAATCGAAGCGCTCGAAGCGGAACAAGCCGAGCTGCAAGAGAAGATGGCCGATCCGACCTTCTATCAAAAGTCGCCCGAAGAGATCAAAAAGATCACGACGCGGTTAGACGCGATCGGCGACGAAGTTCTCGCCGCGATGGAGCGATGGGAAGATCTGGAAACGATCGCCGGCGGCTAG
- a CDS encoding sulfatase family protein: MPRFLSLFLAALCVTSASLAVAERPNFIIIIGDDVGWNDVSPYGHPHVKTPNLDRMAAAGMRFDAAFLTCSSCSPSRCSIMTGRYPHATGAAELHMPLPEEQVVFAGLLKEAGYYTGAAGKWHLGKPAEKNFDRIMGGGPSGCENWETMLRERPMDQPFFFWFASFDAHRPYKEGTIEKPHGHDEIVVPPFLPDQPPVRDDLGMYYDEISRLDDYVGKVLALLKEQNVLDNTFVIFMSDNGRPFPRSKTTIYDSGVKTPFIVQWPAVVKAGATTDSLVSSVDIAPTILQLAGLPMAPTFQGKSFAPILKDPKAETRDYVFSEHNWHDYQAFERSVRSKEFLYIYNALPQLSGSPPADAVNSPTFQTMLQLEAEGKLTADQRGPLVTPRPQEELYDVVKDPYQLKNLVDDPAYAKTLATMRKEYQEWASRTEDEVPQEFTPDKFDRRTGKQLDAFKAKKKKAS, encoded by the coding sequence ATGCCCCGGTTTTTGTCGCTTTTCCTTGCGGCGTTGTGTGTGACCAGCGCTTCGCTGGCAGTCGCCGAGCGTCCTAATTTTATCATTATTATCGGAGATGACGTGGGGTGGAATGACGTTAGCCCCTACGGTCATCCCCATGTGAAAACGCCCAATCTCGATCGGATGGCGGCGGCAGGAATGCGTTTCGATGCCGCATTTTTGACTTGCAGCTCCTGCAGCCCGAGTCGCTGCAGCATCATGACCGGGCGTTATCCCCACGCGACCGGCGCAGCGGAGCTTCATATGCCGCTGCCGGAAGAGCAGGTCGTCTTCGCCGGATTGCTGAAAGAGGCCGGCTACTACACCGGGGCGGCCGGCAAATGGCATCTCGGCAAACCGGCCGAAAAGAATTTTGATCGAATCATGGGGGGCGGGCCGAGCGGCTGCGAAAACTGGGAGACTATGCTCCGCGAACGTCCTATGGACCAGCCGTTCTTCTTTTGGTTCGCTTCGTTCGACGCTCACCGGCCTTACAAAGAAGGAACGATCGAAAAGCCGCACGGCCATGACGAGATCGTCGTGCCGCCGTTCCTGCCCGATCAGCCTCCGGTCCGGGATGACCTGGGGATGTACTACGACGAAATTTCGCGGCTTGACGACTACGTCGGCAAAGTGCTGGCCCTGCTGAAAGAGCAGAACGTTCTCGACAACACGTTCGTGATTTTCATGTCGGACAACGGTCGTCCTTTCCCGCGCAGTAAGACGACCATCTACGACAGCGGCGTGAAGACGCCGTTCATCGTCCAGTGGCCCGCCGTCGTGAAAGCCGGCGCCACGACCGACAGCCTGGTCAGTTCGGTCGATATCGCGCCGACGATCCTGCAATTGGCCGGGCTGCCGATGGCGCCCACCTTCCAAGGCAAATCGTTCGCGCCGATCTTGAAGGATCCGAAAGCGGAAACTCGCGACTACGTTTTCTCGGAGCACAACTGGCACGACTACCAAGCCTTCGAACGAAGCGTCCGCTCGAAGGAGTTTCTCTATATCTACAACGCGCTGCCGCAGCTTAGCGGATCGCCCCCGGCCGACGCGGTCAACAGCCCGACTTTCCAGACGATGTTGCAGCTGGAAGCGGAAGGGAAGCTGACCGCCGATCAGCGTGGGCCGCTGGTGACGCCGCGTCCGCAGGAAGAACTGTACGACGTGGTGAAGGATCCGTACCAGCTGAAGAACCTGGTCGACGATCCTGCCTACGCGAAAACGCTCGCGACGATGCGGAAGGAATACCAGGAGTGGGCCAGCCGGACCGAAGATGAGGTCCCGCAAGAGTTCACGCCTGACAAGTTCGACCGCCGCACTGGCAAGCAGTTGGACGCGTTCAAAGCGAAAAAGAAGAAAGCGAGCTAG
- a CDS encoding vWA domain-containing protein codes for MSQATAPIQMPADAPAPEIPPLEDDHGATNDLFRGSSSFLASLIFHMVLVIFLALLTFDPPKDRAAHAVILDDVVEEPLERPLEDELDELEHLATEMSITKMPSAVSGLAGMAPASLSAPQLETKLLEDMIGPQISQVDLQLINKPNDSLMKELPVGTQGVANVVVGDYNEAMDRLTQELVWMLDKGEVVAVWLFDQSESMKDDQAKIRQRIKRVYDELGIVGVAKDEALTTGVASYGGGFELHTRTPTSNREDIDAAIAEVPVDPSGEEMTCQAIIEAVNRHRRYAQIAKRQMAIILVTDESGNSDNNQRFLEDAIQACRRADARVYVLGREAMFGYPEAKVRWEDPQNGNIHLLPIDRGPETALIEQLQTDGFGIRRDAMPSGYGPYEQVRLARETGGIFFMLPGEEKNINELNDHRYDVAAMEPYRPDLRPRRDQARDAMQDPLQGVISKVIYDLNPYEESVANVIEIRRFFSPNFDQLSTQVRMEQAKMLTYIDYLDKAIAATEKAQPLRDASPSVRQQANFDLLYAQLLAYRVRAYEYGAYLTEFVKNPPPVPNPPTPKHEFRGWALDTVNKLSAESITQGDIEHSRELLKEIIEEHPGTPWASRAKWELERGFGIALVPSFFDTTRFPQRRGNGPAPPPTPIPKL; via the coding sequence ATGTCTCAGGCCACTGCACCCATCCAAATGCCGGCTGACGCGCCGGCTCCGGAGATCCCTCCCCTTGAGGATGATCATGGGGCGACGAACGATCTGTTCCGGGGGAGCAGTTCCTTTTTGGCCTCGCTGATCTTTCATATGGTGCTGGTGATCTTCCTGGCGCTGCTGACGTTCGATCCGCCGAAGGACCGCGCCGCCCACGCCGTCATCCTGGATGACGTGGTCGAAGAGCCGCTCGAACGACCGCTCGAAGATGAGCTCGATGAGCTTGAGCATCTGGCGACCGAGATGTCGATCACGAAGATGCCGAGCGCAGTATCGGGCCTGGCAGGAATGGCTCCGGCGTCGCTTTCAGCGCCGCAGCTCGAAACGAAACTGCTGGAAGACATGATCGGGCCTCAGATTTCGCAGGTCGATCTGCAACTGATCAACAAGCCTAACGACTCGCTGATGAAAGAGTTGCCGGTCGGCACGCAAGGGGTCGCCAACGTCGTCGTCGGCGACTACAACGAAGCGATGGACCGGCTCACGCAAGAATTGGTCTGGATGCTCGACAAGGGAGAAGTCGTCGCCGTTTGGCTCTTCGACCAATCGGAGAGCATGAAAGACGACCAGGCCAAAATCCGTCAGCGCATCAAACGCGTTTATGACGAACTGGGAATTGTCGGCGTCGCCAAAGACGAAGCGCTCACGACCGGCGTCGCCAGCTATGGCGGCGGCTTTGAACTGCATACTCGCACGCCGACCAGCAATCGCGAAGACATCGACGCCGCGATCGCCGAAGTTCCGGTCGATCCCAGCGGCGAAGAGATGACCTGCCAGGCGATTATCGAAGCGGTCAATCGTCATCGCCGCTACGCCCAGATCGCCAAACGCCAGATGGCGATCATTCTGGTCACCGACGAGAGCGGCAATAGCGACAATAACCAGCGTTTTCTGGAAGACGCGATTCAAGCCTGCCGCCGCGCCGATGCCCGCGTTTATGTTCTCGGCCGCGAAGCGATGTTCGGCTATCCAGAAGCGAAGGTCCGCTGGGAAGATCCGCAGAACGGCAACATTCACTTGCTGCCGATCGATCGCGGTCCCGAAACGGCCTTGATCGAACAACTGCAGACCGACGGCTTCGGGATTCGCCGCGATGCGATGCCGAGCGGTTATGGTCCGTATGAGCAAGTTCGCCTTGCCCGCGAAACCGGCGGCATCTTCTTTATGCTCCCCGGCGAAGAGAAAAACATCAACGAGCTGAACGACCATCGTTACGACGTCGCCGCGATGGAGCCCTATCGCCCTGACCTGCGGCCGCGTCGCGATCAGGCCCGCGATGCGATGCAAGATCCGCTGCAAGGGGTAATCTCGAAGGTGATCTACGACCTCAATCCATATGAGGAGTCGGTCGCCAACGTCATCGAGATCCGCCGCTTCTTCTCTCCGAATTTTGATCAGCTATCGACGCAGGTTCGGATGGAACAAGCGAAGATGCTCACCTACATCGACTACCTCGACAAGGCGATCGCCGCGACCGAGAAGGCGCAGCCGCTGCGTGATGCGTCCCCTAGCGTTCGTCAGCAGGCGAACTTCGACCTGCTGTACGCTCAGCTACTCGCCTATCGCGTCCGTGCGTACGAGTATGGCGCGTACCTGACCGAGTTCGTCAAGAATCCGCCGCCGGTCCCCAATCCGCCGACGCCGAAACATGAATTCCGCGGCTGGGCCCTCGACACGGTTAATAAGCTGTCTGCCGAATCGATCACCCAGGGGGACATCGAACATTCCCGCGAACTGCTGAAGGAAATTATCGAAGAACATCCCGGCACCCCTTGGGCTTCGCGGGCCAAGTGGGAACTGGAGCGCGGCTTCGGCATCGCGCTCGTGCCGTCGTTCTTCGATACGACCCGATTCCCCCAGCGGCGAGGCAATGGTCCCGCCCCGCCGCCGACGCCGATCCCGAAGCTCTAG
- a CDS encoding vWA domain-containing protein, with amino-acid sequence MASLIFHLALVILLALLTFDSAQDKGVREIILDEAAEEPLERLLEEDLHELTELATEMTVASMPEAVAGLAGMAPASLSAPQLQTELLDGPDAPEVAYVDIQLLTQPTETLMRELPVGTQGASNAVVSDYSEAMDRIAQELVWMLDKGEVVVLWVFDQSESMKDDQAKIRERIGRVYDELGIVGASKEEALTTAIASYGASFELHTPTPTSDRKEIDAAIASIPIDASGKEMTLPAIMEVIGRHKRYAQTAKRKMAVILVSDESGDPDGNQQYLEETIEAANIAKCSVYILGREAMFGYPYSHVRWENPRTGEVHWLPINRGPETGLIEQLQTDGFGKRYDSLTSGYGPYEQVRLAKETGGIFFMLPGEEKNLVALKDFKYDVEAMEPYRPDLRQRSDLMREATKDRLQTIMTKVIYDLNPYNKEVADIVQIRHRYSIEFPKLVEQVKVELGEMGPYVKYLDRAIAEVEKAKPLRDASPSYRQQANYDLLLAQLIAYRARAYEYGAYATEFMKKAPEQPKIPSSKHEFRAWERHTTKRLLAEEQTAEDVARSSKLLKEIMQEYAGTPWAERAKWELNRGFGCTFSPWIFDGTRFPDAKNAPPIKVPKL; translated from the coding sequence ATGGCGTCGCTCATCTTCCACCTGGCCCTCGTGATCCTGCTGGCGCTGCTAACGTTCGATTCTGCGCAGGACAAAGGGGTGCGGGAAATCATCTTGGACGAAGCGGCCGAGGAACCGCTGGAACGACTATTGGAGGAAGATCTGCACGAATTGACCGAGTTGGCGACCGAGATGACGGTCGCCAGCATGCCGGAAGCGGTCGCAGGATTAGCGGGCATGGCGCCAGCGTCACTCTCGGCGCCGCAGCTGCAAACGGAACTGCTGGACGGTCCCGACGCTCCCGAAGTCGCCTACGTCGACATTCAGTTGCTGACGCAACCCACGGAAACGCTGATGCGGGAACTGCCGGTCGGCACGCAAGGCGCCTCCAACGCCGTCGTGAGCGACTACAGCGAAGCGATGGATCGAATTGCGCAGGAATTGGTCTGGATGCTCGACAAGGGTGAGGTCGTCGTCCTATGGGTGTTCGACCAATCCGAAAGTATGAAGGACGACCAGGCGAAAATTCGCGAACGAATCGGACGCGTCTACGACGAACTGGGGATTGTCGGCGCTTCGAAAGAGGAAGCGTTGACCACAGCGATCGCCAGCTATGGCGCAAGCTTCGAATTGCATACGCCGACTCCTACCAGCGATCGCAAAGAAATTGACGCCGCCATCGCCAGCATTCCGATCGACGCGTCCGGCAAAGAGATGACCTTGCCGGCGATCATGGAAGTCATCGGACGTCACAAACGCTATGCCCAGACGGCCAAGCGAAAGATGGCGGTGATTCTGGTTTCGGACGAAAGCGGCGATCCCGACGGCAATCAGCAGTATCTCGAAGAGACGATTGAAGCGGCGAATATCGCGAAGTGCAGCGTCTACATCCTGGGACGCGAGGCGATGTTCGGCTATCCCTACTCCCATGTTCGCTGGGAAAATCCCCGCACCGGAGAGGTTCACTGGTTACCGATCAATCGCGGTCCCGAAACCGGCTTGATCGAACAATTGCAGACCGACGGGTTCGGAAAGCGGTACGACTCGCTGACCAGCGGCTATGGTCCCTACGAACAGGTTCGCCTGGCGAAGGAAACCGGCGGCATTTTCTTTATGCTTCCCGGTGAAGAAAAAAATCTCGTCGCGCTGAAAGACTTCAAATACGACGTCGAAGCGATGGAACCGTATCGCCCCGATCTCCGCCAGCGGAGCGACCTGATGCGCGAAGCGACGAAAGACCGCTTGCAAACCATCATGACCAAGGTGATCTACGACCTGAATCCGTACAACAAGGAGGTCGCCGACATCGTTCAAATCCGTCACCGCTATTCGATCGAATTCCCTAAGCTTGTCGAGCAGGTCAAGGTCGAACTGGGGGAGATGGGTCCCTACGTGAAGTACCTCGACCGCGCGATCGCCGAGGTCGAAAAGGCGAAACCGCTGCGAGACGCCTCTCCTTCTTACCGGCAACAAGCGAATTACGATTTGCTCCTCGCCCAGTTAATCGCCTATCGCGCTCGAGCGTACGAATATGGAGCGTATGCGACCGAGTTCATGAAAAAGGCGCCGGAGCAGCCCAAGATTCCTTCTTCCAAGCATGAATTTCGCGCCTGGGAACGCCATACGACCAAGAGATTGCTCGCCGAGGAGCAGACCGCCGAGGACGTCGCCCGCTCTTCCAAACTCCTCAAGGAAATCATGCAAGAATACGCAGGAACTCCTTGGGCGGAACGTGCGAAATGGGAACTCAATCGCGGCTTCGGTTGCACCTTTTCTCCCTGGATCTTTGATGGAACTCGGTTCCCGGACGCCAAGAACGCGCCGCCGATCAAGGTGCCGAAGCTGTAG